The Styela clava chromosome 2, kaStyClav1.hap1.2, whole genome shotgun sequence genome contains a region encoding:
- the LOC120336565 gene encoding cdc42 homolog: MFKAIDRISNATVSRPTSLDNTSYTDVNRNSCKQVLRKTSEMAPEAHTRFGSQYKELPASSPDVIPNSEKNEFNRETRLKCVLLGDGAVGKTSLVVSYTTNGYPTEYIPTAFDNYSVRIQVNENPVRLQLCDTAGQDEFDHLRPLCYAGTDVFIVCFSVVRPTSFHNIREKWWSEIKRHHPKTPVVLVGTQSDLRSSVDVLIDLARFSEKPVSEEEIQQLAHDIGAVRYVECSALTQKNLKEVFDTSIVEAMERHERTLRKNAKKSRSFLHGGSREKAQRKAKEMRRISVAWWKKYCCMA; this comes from the exons ATGTTTAAGGCAATTGACAGAATATCCAACGCAACTGTAAGCCGTCCTACATCGTTGGATAATACTTCATATACCGACGTTAATCGCAACAGCTGTAAACAAGTACTACGAAAAACTAGTGAAATGGCGCCAGAAGCACACACTCGATTCGGCAGTCAATACAAGGAGTTACCGGCCTCATCACCTGATGTTATTCCAAACTCTGAAAAAAACGAATTCAATCGCGAAACGAGATTAAAATGTGTTTTACTTGGAGATGGTGCAGTAGGAAAAACAAGCCTTGTCGTCAGTTATACCACAAACGGATATCCTACTGAATATATTCCAACAGCTTTTGATAATTATTCTG TTCGAATTCAAGTTAACGAAAACCCCGTCCGACTTCAACTGTGCGACACAGCTGGTCAA GACGAATTCGATCATTTGAGGCCACTGTGTTATGCCGGAACCGATGTTTTCATCGTTTGCTTCAGCGTGGTTCGACCAACATCATTTCACAATATCCGAGAAAAATGGTGGTCGGAGATCAAACGTCACCACCCCAAAACTCCAGTTGTTTTGGTTGGCACACAAAGCGATTTACGTAGCAGCGTTGACGTCTTGATCGACCTGGCGCGCTTCAGTGAAAAGCCAGTATCGGAGGAAGAGATCCAACAACTTGCCCACGATATTGGAGCCGTACGTTACGTCGAATGTTCCGCACTTACGCAAAAGAACTTGAAAGAAGTTTTCGACACATCAATTGTTGAAGCTATGGAACGTCACGAACGGACTTTACGCAAAAACGCGAAGAAAAGTCGTTCATTTTTGCACGGCGGAAGCCGCGAAAAAGCTCAGCGTAAAGCCAAAGAAATGCGTCGTATTTCTGTAGCATGGTGGAAAAAATACTGCTGCATGGCGTGA
- the LOC120336546 gene encoding linear primary-alkylsulfatase-like, translating to MVTKETVLIASLTVALVTAVAYMAVANSSREAFGNGVKFQYLTKTLAKMSDETESSKALVAFTKSEFLTPEILKVDQNIYVAIGFALGNSIMIEGDDGIIIVDTTEATTSMKKIWTEFRKITNKPLRAVIYTHFHTDHHMGTSYILEEEKKVRPNATIDIYAHELTKILMFEFSDTYDIGITRGLRQLGSIVPKIPNARTGAGLGPELLVGVDTNLIITAPTKTYSNRASYNVAGIEFELIHTPGETKDQTTVWIPKIGAVLPGDNIYKTFPNIYAIRGSPTRDAKIWYTSLDKTRALGGKYLIGSHTRPVEGKEEVYDTLLIYRDAIKYIHDQTLRLINKGYFPDQIVEKVQLPEMVRKHPNLQEHYGSVPWSIRGVFASYLGWFSGNPIDLHPMPASDHASRMARLVSYAQTRKESPGEIMLQEAQISHQISHNHYTATGKHIPSDDKWALELADAVIELNTLDKKMTDVAKTIKVSALRAIGVEQITATGRNYYLTYALEVENNLSLVRSKEALEMGIKDSSVSRVLEILCSKVRGLECQYQNYTIGLSFTDIQKDYVVSLRNSVCDVFEPPPESIVPQVQLSTKSNVYKGIVAEDLQLDKEIELGNVKIDYGTIDTYKEFLECFDPLNSV from the exons ATGGTAACCAAAGAAACCGTGTTGATAGCAAGCCTGACAGTGGCGCTTGTTACCGCGGTGGCCTATATGGCAGTCGCAAATTCTAGCAGAGAAGCATTTGGAAACGGTGTTAAATTTCAATATCTCACCAAAACATTGGCAAAAATGAGTGACGAAACGGAATCCTCTAAAGCGCTCGTAGCTTTCACGAAGTCGGAATTTTTAACTCCAGAAATCCTAAAAGTTGATCAAAATATCTACGTTGCAATAGGATTTGCTCTTGGCAACAGCATTATGATAGAAG gTGATGACGGCATTATTATTGTTGATACAACGGAGGCTACCACAAGcatgaaaaaaatttggacGGAATTTCGTAAAATCACCAACAAGCCGCTCCGAGCAGTTATATACACCCATTTTCACACTG ATCATCACATGGGTACCAGTTATATTCTTGAAGAGGAAAAGAAAGTTCGGCCAAACGCTACCATTGACATTTACGCTCATGAATTGACGAAAATACTAATGTTTGAATTTT cTGACACATATGACATCGGTATCACACGTGGATTACGGCAACTGGGATCGATAGTGCCTAAAATTCCTAATGCTCGTACCGGTGCTGGACTTGGACCAGAATTACTTGTTGGCGTAGATACAAATCTTATCATTACCGCACCGACAAAAACCTATTCAAATCGAGCTTCCTATAACGTAGCAG GTATTGAATTTGAACTTATCCATACACCCGGAGAGACGAAAGATCAGACTACAGTTTGGATACCGAAAATTGGAGCTGTTCTCCCCGGTGATAACATCTACAAAACTTTTCCTAATATCTATGCTATACGTGGAAGTCCTACTCGCGATGCAAAGATTTGGTATACCAGTTTGGATAAAACAAGGGCGCTCGGTGGAAAGTATCTTATCGGCTCTCATACCAGACCTGTGGAGGGAAAGGAAGAAGTCTACGATACATTGTTGATCTACAGAGATGCTATTAAATACATCCACGACCAAACCTTAAGGCTGATAAACAAAGGGTATTTTCCAGATCAAATTGTCGAGAAAGTACAACTTCCAGAAATGGTTAGAAAACATCCAAATTTACAGGAACATTACGGTTCTGTACCATGGTCTATAAGAGGAGTCTTTGCCAGCTACTTAGGATGGTTTAGCGGGAATCCTATTGATTTGCATCCTATGCCGGCGTCCGATCACGCATCCAGAATGGCGCGTTTGGTATCTTACGCCCAGACTCGAAAGGAATCACCTGGAGAAATCATGCTTCAAGAAGCACAGATATCTCACCAAATTTCTCACAACCATTATACCGCTACAGGAAAACATATTCCAAGTGATGACAAATGGGCACTAGAACTAGCAGACGCTGTCATAGAACTCAATACATTGGACAAGAAGATGACGGATGTTGCGAAAACGATCAAGGTCAGTGCGCTCAGAGCAATAGGTGTTGAACAAATCACGGCGACAGGAAGAAACTATTACCTTACATATGCTCTGGAGGTAGAGAATAACCTATCACTCGTGCGTTCGAAGGAAGCACTTGAAATGGGTATCAAAGATTCTTCCGTCAGCCGAGTTCTCGAAATACTTTGCTCTAAAGTTCGAGGTCTCGAATGTCAGTATCAAAACTACACAATAGGACTTTCATTCACAGATATACAGAAAGACTACGTAGTCAGCCTGCGTAACAGCGTATGTGATGTATTCGAACCACCACCAGAAAGTATCGTCCCCCAAGTTCAACTTTCCACCAAATCGAATGTGTACAAAGGGATTGTTGCAGAAGATCTGCAACTAGATAAAGAAATCGAATTAGGAAATGTGAAAATTGACTATGGAACTATCGATACTTACAAGGAGTTTCTGGAATGTTTTGATCCATTAAATTCCGTTTAA